TCGCTGCGGCTCCCGCCCGGTGCTGCTGGCTGGCAACGCAGGCACGCACGGTAGCCGGACGATTCAGCTTCGTTCGCCGTCGGGAAGAAGGTCACATATGCCCGGGCAGGACGCCGGGATGGGCAGGTGGGACGGCAATAGATTCCCGTGGAGCCGACCGCGTACACGAATCGGCCGTCAAAGCGACGATCGCGATGCAATACGGCTTGCCACGCGCGGTGTGGGCTGATGGTTTGCATTGCGTACTCCCAACGGCAGTCCCATCCTACCCCTGCCGCGAACCTCGTACCATCCGATTCTTGCGGTCAAAGTTGGAGGGACAACATCGGCCACGGCACGCGGTGAGAGGCACCGGCAAGATCAACGATCACCTTCACCTGACAGGGATTTATGCAGTTCCTCCATCAAGTGAAAGGATTCCTGGCCTCATCCCATCTCCTCTTGTGAGACCCAGACCACATTGGCCAAGTCGGGCGAACGGAGGATGAGATGGGATACGCCGACGAGAAGACAGAAACAGGCAAGCTATCGTACTGGCAAGACCCACGCTTGTACCAAATTGCAAGCCTCAGTACCTTGTTAACCTACGGACTGTTCCGGCTCGACTTCGGCCTGTCGACCTGGCAGATCGTCATCACCATCAGCACAGCCTTGCTCACACAGTATGCCGGCACGCGGTTCGCCGGACTGCCCCGCTTTGATCCCAAGAGCGCGCTGATCTCGTCTCTTTCGCTCTGCCTCCTGCTCCGCACCAACGACCCCGTGGCCGCAGTGCTCGCCTCGCTCATTGCGATCGGGAGTAAGTTTCTCTTCCGCTGGCATGACAAACACATCTTTAACCCGACCAACCTCGCACTGACCGTCCTATTGGCCAGCGGCCTCGGCTGGATCTCTCCGGGACAATGGGGGCAGGTCGCGTGGTTCGGCTTCCTCATTGCCTGCTTGGGGAGCCTGGTCGTGACCCGCGCCGCTCGGGCCGACGTGACGATCTCGTTTCTCGGGTTCTACATCGGTCTCCTCATCGCCCGTACTGTCTGGCTCGGCGATCCGCTCACAATCCCGTTGCACCAAATCCAAAGCGGCGCCTTGCTCATCTTTGCCTTCTTCATGATTTCAGACCCGAAGACCACACCTGATTCCCGGGCGGGCCGGATCCTCTACGCACTGTGCGTGGCCCTGGTCGCCCTCTATGTCCAATTCGGATTCTTCCGCCCGAATGGTCCGCTCTGGGGACTGGTCTTCTGTGCACCCCTCGTCCCCGTGATCGACCGCTGGCTTCCTGGCATCCGCTACGCATGGAAGGCCCCTTCAATCGGGCACGTGCCTTCAACTCCGGCTCTCTCCCTTCCAGTGCCACTGTCCATCTCACAACCAAGGAGGATCTCATGACACGTTGGCTGCCCCCCATGCTCACCCTGATGGTTTGGCTGCTTCTTTGGAGCGGCGAGGCCTCAGCCTTTTGCGGGTTCTATGTCGCAAAAGCCGACAGCTCCCTCTTCAACAAGGCATCCGAAGTTGTTATTGCGCGCCATGACAATAAAACCGTCATTACCATGGCCAACGATTTCAAAGGGGATGTGAAGGAGTTCGCGATGGTCGTGCCGGTTCCCACACTCCTCGAAAAGGAACAGATTCACATAGGCGATCCGGCCGTCATGAAACACCTGGCTGACTACTCGGCCCCGCGACTGGTGGAATACTTCGATTCGAATCCTTGTCTTCGCTATGAAATGATGGAGGACCGTGCGCTCGGCGCCGCAAAAAACATGATGCCAGCGGCATCCGCCGCACGTGAACGTGAGAAGGCGCTGGGCGTGACCATCGAGGCGCAATACACGGTCGGGGAATACGACATCCTGATCCTGTCGGCGAAAGAAAGCGCCGGACTGGAAACCTGGCTGACGGAAAATGGATACCGGATCCCCTCCGGAGCTTCCCCCGTACTGCACAGCTACCTGAAACAGGGCATGAAATTCTTTGTCGCCAAGGTTAACCTGGGCGAACAAGCCAAACTCGGCATGACGCATCTTCGACCGCTGCAGATTGCCTTCGAATCACCGAAATTCATGCTGCCAATCAGGCTGGGGACTGTGAATGCCGACGGCGCCCAGGAACTGTTCATCTACATGCTGACGAAGCAAGGCCGGGTGGAGACGACGAACTATCGGACGGTGCGGCTCCCCGAAGCCCAGGAAGTTCCCCTCTACGTGAAGGACAAGTTCGGTGACTTCTACCGCGACCTGTTCACGCAACAGGTCAAACGGGAGCAGGAACGGGGCGTCTTCTTGGAGTATGCCTGGGACATGAATTGGTGCGACCCCTGCGCGGCCAACCCACTCTCGGCAGACGAACTACGTAGCTTGGGTGTCTTCTGGCAGGACGGTCACGGTCGAAGCGGAAAAGGCGCCGTGCCCCAGGGGCAAAACGTTTTCTTGACCCGCCTCCACGTCCGCTACGATGCCACCCACTTTCCCGAGGACTTGCTGTTCCAGGAGACCTCAGACCGCGCCAACTTCCAGGCCCGCTATATCCTTCGTCATCCTTGGGTGGGAACCGACGAATGCGCGGCCGCCACGGCTTATCGGCAACAGTTGCGCGAGCGGTACGAACGCGAGGCTCAAACCTTGGCATCGCTGAC
This Nitrospiraceae bacterium DNA region includes the following protein-coding sequences:
- a CDS encoding RnfABCDGE type electron transport complex subunit D, with amino-acid sequence MGYADEKTETGKLSYWQDPRLYQIASLSTLLTYGLFRLDFGLSTWQIVITISTALLTQYAGTRFAGLPRFDPKSALISSLSLCLLLRTNDPVAAVLASLIAIGSKFLFRWHDKHIFNPTNLALTVLLASGLGWISPGQWGQVAWFGFLIACLGSLVVTRAARADVTISFLGFYIGLLIARTVWLGDPLTIPLHQIQSGALLIFAFFMISDPKTTPDSRAGRILYALCVALVALYVQFGFFRPNGPLWGLVFCAPLVPVIDRWLPGIRYAWKAPSIGHVPSTPALSLPVPLSISQPRRIS
- a CDS encoding DUF2330 domain-containing protein, whose translation is MTRWLPPMLTLMVWLLLWSGEASAFCGFYVAKADSSLFNKASEVVIARHDNKTVITMANDFKGDVKEFAMVVPVPTLLEKEQIHIGDPAVMKHLADYSAPRLVEYFDSNPCLRYEMMEDRALGAAKNMMPAASAAREREKALGVTIEAQYTVGEYDILILSAKESAGLETWLTENGYRIPSGASPVLHSYLKQGMKFFVAKVNLGEQAKLGMTHLRPLQIAFESPKFMLPIRLGTVNADGAQELFIYMLTKQGRVETTNYRTVRLPEAQEVPLYVKDKFGDFYRDLFTQQVKREQERGVFLEYAWDMNWCDPCAANPLSADELRSLGVFWQDGHGRSGKGAVPQGQNVFLTRLHVRYDATHFPEDLLFQETSDRANFQARYILRHPWVGTDECAAATAYRQQLRERYEREAQTLASLTGWNIEEIRRTMKIDTAAAPGERKWYQRLWSN